Proteins found in one Deltaproteobacteria bacterium IMCC39524 genomic segment:
- a CDS encoding transporter, with translation MIVLSLLFFYQTSFAEELEPRRWSHLPINTNFIGGGYAYTEADIGFDPVLKIEDADVELHTWVAKYIRTFSLLDKTARVSLLQAYQEGRWSGLVNGTPTSIRRSGWSDTILRFAINLYGAPPLQGKEYAAYRAAAEVETLVSAGLGVQLPTGDYMNDKLINLGTNRFTFRPQFGVTHKRGKWSTEVTGIVALYTDNDDFFNGNKLEQEPLYIVHGHLIYDFRPGVWAGLSAGYNYGGKSTVEGDKKDDLKQNLGWALSFGFPLSRHLGVKVAYAGTRTQEKTGIDSDTFAVGLSAFW, from the coding sequence ATGATTGTTCTGTCTTTGTTGTTTTTTTATCAGACTTCTTTTGCTGAGGAGCTGGAACCCCGCCGTTGGAGCCATCTGCCGATCAATACGAACTTTATCGGTGGCGGCTATGCCTACACCGAGGCGGATATTGGTTTCGACCCTGTCCTCAAGATTGAAGATGCCGACGTCGAACTGCACACCTGGGTCGCGAAGTATATTCGGACCTTCTCATTATTGGATAAGACGGCTAGGGTCAGCCTTTTACAGGCCTATCAGGAGGGTCGCTGGTCCGGATTGGTTAATGGCACACCCACATCGATCAGGCGGAGTGGTTGGAGCGATACGATACTGCGCTTTGCAATCAATCTCTATGGCGCACCACCACTTCAGGGCAAGGAGTACGCAGCCTACCGAGCCGCCGCAGAGGTTGAGACCCTGGTCAGTGCCGGTCTGGGAGTGCAGTTGCCGACCGGTGACTACATGAATGACAAACTGATCAATCTCGGTACCAACCGTTTTACCTTTCGGCCACAGTTCGGGGTGACGCATAAGCGCGGCAAATGGTCGACGGAAGTCACCGGCATTGTTGCTCTGTATACCGATAATGATGATTTCTTTAACGGCAACAAGCTTGAGCAGGAGCCTCTCTATATCGTTCACGGGCACCTCATTTACGATTTCCGTCCTGGAGTCTGGGCAGGTCTGAGTGCCGGGTATAATTATGGTGGCAAGTCTACTGTAGAAGGCGATAAAAAGGATGATCTCAAGCAGAATCTGGGCTGGGCCTTAAGCTTCGGCTTTCCTCTGTCTCGTCACCTGGGTGTCAAGGTGGCTTACGCCGGCACCCGCACGCAGGAAAAAACCGGAATCGACTCAGATACTTTCGCTGTCGGACTCTCTGCGTTCTGGTAG
- the katG gene encoding catalase/peroxidase HPI: protein MSNESKCPVTGRTSKKVAGGGTSNRDWWPNQLNLNILHQHSPLSNPMGEAFNYAEEFKSLDLDALKKDIVELMTDSQEWWPADYGHYGGLMIRMAWHSAGTYRTGDGRGGASSGSQRFAPLNSWPDNVNLDKARRLLWPIKQKYGKKISWADLLILAGNCALESMGFKTFGFAGGREDIWEPEEDIYWGSEDEWLGDTRYKGDRELDNPLAAVQMGLIYVNPEGPNGEPDPVASGRDVRETFARMAMNDEETVALIAGGHTFGKCHGAGDAAHVGPDPEAAGIEEQGLGWKSSFGSGKGADTISSGIEGAWKPNPIKWDMGYLKVLFKYEWELLKSPAGANQWLAKDVDDEDMVVDAHDPSKKHRPMMTTADLSLRFDPRYEPISRRYHDNPEEFADAFARAWFKLTHRDMGPRSRYLGADVPEEELLWQDPVPAVTHELINEQDISSLKSKILAAGLSVSQLVSTAWASASTFRGSDKRGGANGARIRLAPQKDWEVNQPAQLATVLKTLEDIQKEFNNAQSGGKRVSLADLIVLGGCAAVEQAVKNAGHDLSVPFTPGRTDASQEQTDVGSFGALEPAADGFRNYLKAKFSVSAEELLLDRAQLMTLTAPEMTVLVGGMRVLNANFDQTQHGVFTKRPETLTNDFFVNLLDMGTTWKATSEADDVFEGRDRATGELKWTGTRIDLIFGSNSQLRAVAEVYGCEDSQELFLRDFVAAWVKVMNLDRFDIA, encoded by the coding sequence ATGAGTAACGAGAGCAAATGCCCGGTTACAGGCAGAACAAGTAAAAAGGTCGCCGGCGGTGGCACCTCGAACCGAGACTGGTGGCCGAACCAGTTGAACCTGAATATCCTGCACCAGCACTCTCCCCTGTCCAACCCAATGGGCGAGGCGTTCAACTACGCTGAGGAGTTCAAGAGCCTCGACCTTGATGCCCTGAAGAAGGATATCGTTGAACTGATGACGGACTCCCAGGAGTGGTGGCCAGCCGACTACGGTCACTATGGCGGGCTCATGATCCGGATGGCATGGCACAGTGCAGGCACCTACCGCACCGGCGATGGCCGCGGCGGCGCCTCATCTGGTTCGCAACGTTTTGCGCCGCTCAACAGCTGGCCGGACAACGTCAACCTTGATAAGGCGCGCCGGCTGCTCTGGCCGATCAAGCAGAAATACGGCAAGAAAATCTCCTGGGCCGACCTGTTGATCCTTGCAGGCAACTGTGCACTGGAGTCGATGGGCTTTAAGACCTTCGGCTTCGCTGGCGGGCGCGAGGACATCTGGGAGCCGGAAGAAGACATCTACTGGGGTTCTGAAGACGAGTGGCTTGGAGACACGCGCTATAAAGGCGACCGTGAACTCGACAATCCACTCGCAGCCGTGCAGATGGGCTTGATCTACGTAAACCCTGAAGGACCGAACGGAGAGCCTGACCCGGTCGCATCGGGCCGCGACGTGCGCGAGACTTTTGCGCGCATGGCGATGAACGATGAAGAGACCGTCGCCCTCATCGCAGGAGGACACACCTTCGGCAAATGCCATGGTGCCGGTGATGCCGCTCATGTCGGACCCGACCCTGAAGCTGCCGGCATCGAGGAACAGGGCCTCGGCTGGAAGAGCAGTTTCGGCAGCGGCAAAGGCGCCGATACCATCAGCAGTGGCATCGAGGGCGCCTGGAAACCGAACCCGATCAAGTGGGACATGGGCTATCTAAAGGTCTTGTTCAAATACGAATGGGAGTTGCTCAAGAGCCCAGCGGGCGCAAACCAGTGGCTGGCCAAAGACGTGGACGATGAGGACATGGTGGTTGACGCCCACGACCCGTCGAAGAAGCACCGACCGATGATGACCACAGCCGACCTCTCTCTTCGCTTTGACCCGAGATATGAGCCGATTTCGCGTCGATACCACGATAATCCCGAGGAGTTCGCGGACGCCTTCGCCCGCGCCTGGTTTAAGCTGACCCACCGGGACATGGGTCCCCGCTCTCGCTATCTCGGCGCGGACGTGCCGGAAGAAGAGCTTTTGTGGCAAGACCCCGTCCCCGCGGTCACGCACGAATTGATAAACGAGCAAGACATCTCTTCGCTTAAGAGCAAGATTCTTGCTGCGGGACTGTCTGTCTCCCAACTGGTCTCCACCGCCTGGGCGTCGGCATCCACCTTCCGCGGTTCCGACAAGCGCGGTGGGGCCAACGGGGCGCGCATCCGACTCGCCCCGCAAAAAGACTGGGAAGTTAACCAGCCGGCTCAACTGGCAACTGTATTGAAAACCCTTGAGGACATCCAAAAAGAGTTCAACAACGCGCAGTCTGGTGGCAAGCGGGTTTCTCTCGCCGACTTGATTGTTCTGGGCGGATGCGCAGCCGTCGAGCAGGCCGTGAAGAATGCCGGTCATGATCTGTCGGTTCCCTTCACACCGGGCCGCACGGATGCCTCTCAGGAACAAACCGATGTGGGATCATTCGGCGCACTCGAACCGGCGGCGGATGGCTTCCGTAACTACCTCAAAGCCAAATTCTCTGTATCAGCAGAGGAGCTTCTCCTCGACCGGGCACAACTAATGACGTTGACCGCTCCCGAGATGACAGTTCTGGTTGGCGGTATGCGCGTTTTGAACGCCAACTTCGACCAAACTCAACACGGCGTCTTCACCAAGCGGCCAGAGACGTTGACCAATGACTTTTTCGTCAATCTGCTCGACATGGGCACCACCTGGAAGGCAACATCGGAAGCCGACGACGTCTTTGAGGGGCGTGATCGCGCGACGGGCGAACTCAAATGGACCGGAACCCGTATCGACCTGATCTTCGGTTCAAACTCCCAACTCAGGGCCGTCGCGGAAGTCTATGGTTGTGAGGACTCCCAGGAACTGTTCCTGCGCGACTTTGTAGCCGCTTGGGTCAAGGTCATGAATCTTGACCGATTTGATATCGCCTGA
- a CDS encoding CDGSH iron-sulfur domain-containing protein, producing the protein MKNDDAGMPIGITLEPGTYYRCKCGKSQNQPFCDESHSGSESSPVEFKVKRRQKVFLCGCGLTGDEPYCDGSCGVSLPGRE; encoded by the coding sequence ATGAAAAACGATGATGCTGGAATGCCGATCGGCATAACGCTCGAACCTGGGACTTACTATCGGTGTAAATGTGGAAAGTCTCAGAACCAGCCATTTTGTGATGAATCTCACAGTGGCAGCGAAAGTTCTCCCGTGGAATTTAAAGTCAAGCGTCGTCAGAAAGTGTTTCTCTGTGGTTGCGGCCTGACCGGTGATGAGCCTTATTGTGATGGCAGCTGCGGTGTCTCACTGCCCGGGCGAGAGTAA
- a CDS encoding metallophosphoesterase family protein, whose protein sequence is MKIGLISDVHATLQPLREALALFEDEGVETILCAGDVAGYGKQLDETVQILIDSRCRVVMGNHDLWWLERSGFDHEGVAASYLGNLPAVIEFKAAGKMIYMVHASPPDSLMDGIKLLDEKAALIQQERHSWSCCLRNFHCDVLVVGHTHQVFAEQLGNPLVINPGSTLFNHTCAILTLPEMRVQVFPLSGKNPVLSWNWGMEAAAWVKANPVANAKARKRKA, encoded by the coding sequence ATGAAAATTGGTCTGATTAGTGATGTTCACGCAACGTTGCAGCCCTTACGGGAGGCTCTTGCCCTCTTCGAGGATGAAGGTGTTGAGACGATCTTGTGTGCTGGGGATGTTGCCGGTTATGGAAAACAACTGGACGAGACTGTTCAGATTTTGATCGACAGTCGCTGTCGCGTTGTTATGGGCAACCATGATCTCTGGTGGCTTGAACGTTCCGGGTTTGACCATGAAGGTGTTGCTGCCTCGTATCTAGGCAACCTGCCTGCAGTGATTGAGTTCAAGGCCGCAGGAAAGATGATTTACATGGTCCACGCCAGCCCGCCGGACTCTTTGATGGATGGCATCAAGCTGTTGGATGAAAAGGCCGCTCTTATCCAGCAGGAAAGACACTCCTGGTCATGTTGCCTCAGAAATTTCCACTGTGACGTCCTTGTTGTCGGTCATACGCATCAAGTCTTTGCGGAACAGCTCGGCAACCCTCTGGTCATCAACCCGGGCAGTACATTGTTCAATCACACTTGTGCGATTTTGACTTTACCTGAGATGAGGGTTCAGGTTTTCCCCTTAAGTGGTAAAAACCCGGTCTTGAGCTGGAACTGGGGGATGGAGGCTGCTGCATGGGTTAAGGCTAATCCCGTAGCAAACGCAAAGGCCCGAAAACGCAAAGCCTGA
- a CDS encoding dimethylsulfonioproprionate lyase family protein, which produces MVDCLDDTSYPYRLRHFPDWQYLLREVYNLYRFSSAGGSSHIRSHQKEVRHRLSRLLNNDPPMKQIQASEKPVCAHLSRALDSGLSYSTAPLARVIERIRDQLYWEFGYEKMPPGLSDKYAFSEFMSPKGPIVSEELILGLVLFAPGTTYPTHNHQGISESYFCLSGAIAENDVGVYAPGSLILNPPEHPHRITTSDLEPSLLAYAWVGSPEKLANPKMAFIRQRSK; this is translated from the coding sequence ATGGTTGACTGCTTGGATGACACGTCCTACCCCTACCGGTTGAGACACTTCCCTGACTGGCAATATCTGCTACGCGAAGTCTACAATCTCTACCGTTTCAGCTCTGCCGGTGGCAGCTCGCATATTCGTTCACACCAAAAAGAAGTTCGTCATCGATTGTCGCGGCTGCTGAACAATGACCCGCCTATGAAACAGATTCAAGCATCGGAAAAACCTGTCTGTGCACATTTATCAAGGGCGCTCGATAGCGGGCTGTCTTATTCTACGGCCCCACTTGCCCGGGTGATTGAACGTATTCGCGACCAACTCTATTGGGAGTTCGGTTACGAAAAGATGCCACCTGGATTGAGCGATAAGTATGCTTTCTCTGAATTTATGAGCCCCAAAGGTCCAATCGTATCGGAAGAACTGATTCTTGGGTTGGTGTTGTTTGCGCCGGGGACAACCTATCCCACACATAATCATCAAGGGATAAGTGAATCATATTTCTGCTTGAGCGGCGCCATTGCAGAAAATGATGTTGGAGTCTATGCTCCTGGTTCTCTGATTCTCAATCCTCCTGAGCACCCTCATCGGATAACGACCAGTGATCTTGAACCTTCTCTTCTTGCTTATGCCTGGGTTGGTTCACCTGAAAAGTTGGCCAACCCAAAAATGGCATTCATTCGGCAGAGGTCAAAATAA
- a CDS encoding class I SAM-dependent methyltransferase, with translation MNRLQLMEIEDQSWCPAALRNGTTDFLQTVMALADPYAPVRPLLLEALKRCGTRRIIDLCSGGSGPWQRFFPSLQQALGLPLQLSLTDLYPNPHAGMELQRQYPQQVGWWPEPVDAQRPPEQLRGFYTLFTSGHHFSPEALGRILRQAVEKGQGIALFELSHRSFLALFLVLLTPLAVLLVIPFCRPVRLSCLFWVYLVPLVPLLALFDGIVSCLRTYKPEELRGIVARLGESGYNWQIGEQPSDRGLPPLTYLIGIPRSDQPTERPGS, from the coding sequence ATGAACCGTCTGCAGCTCATGGAGATCGAAGACCAATCCTGGTGCCCCGCAGCCCTGCGTAACGGGACGACTGATTTCCTGCAGACGGTGATGGCCTTGGCTGATCCCTATGCGCCAGTGCGGCCTTTGCTGCTTGAGGCCCTCAAGCGCTGTGGCACGCGGCGGATCATTGATCTCTGCTCAGGTGGCAGTGGCCCCTGGCAACGCTTTTTCCCGTCGCTCCAGCAGGCTTTGGGGCTACCGCTGCAGCTTTCGTTGACGGACCTGTACCCTAATCCCCATGCGGGCATGGAGCTCCAGCGGCAGTATCCGCAACAGGTCGGCTGGTGGCCCGAACCGGTCGATGCACAAAGGCCACCGGAACAACTGCGGGGGTTTTACACGCTCTTTACCTCGGGGCACCATTTCAGTCCTGAGGCGCTGGGACGCATCCTGCGGCAGGCTGTGGAGAAAGGGCAGGGGATTGCACTGTTTGAATTGAGCCACAGGTCGTTTCTGGCTCTGTTTCTGGTGTTGCTGACGCCCCTGGCCGTGTTGCTGGTGATCCCGTTCTGCCGGCCTGTTCGCCTGTCATGCCTGTTCTGGGTCTACCTGGTTCCGCTGGTACCGTTGCTGGCTCTGTTTGACGGAATTGTTTCCTGTCTTCGCACCTACAAGCCCGAAGAACTGCGCGGCATTGTCGCTCGTCTTGGGGAGAGTGGCTACAATTGGCAGATCGGCGAACAGCCCTCCGACCGCGGGCTGCCCCCGCTCACCTACCTGATCGGCATTCCCCGCAGCGACCAACCAACCGAAAGGCCTGGTTCATAA
- a CDS encoding FRG domain-containing protein, which produces MSGIRTLGKLIDEVAELTGEQRRILWFRGHRSSKWHVQPAIWRDYDHDDERNFTNRFCARAGTKHSGVPRYDDVASWLSLMQHYRLPTRLLDWSRSPLVALYFALEDYIYNPHVSAEDAVIWILDPHALNEHETGKAITPSLDAKMCHGMVAAAFTDKSSENQKVLSVMAAETDMRMSVQQACFTIHSFDGPLDTHETYNKFLTAMCIPSDAVRSMAHAIDVCGFRKGDIFPDLDHLADELKGIWPPRRR; this is translated from the coding sequence ATGAGTGGTATACGAACCCTGGGGAAACTGATCGATGAGGTGGCAGAACTCACAGGAGAACAGAGGCGTATCCTCTGGTTCCGAGGCCATCGCTCGAGCAAATGGCATGTCCAACCAGCTATCTGGCGGGACTACGACCATGACGATGAACGCAACTTCACAAATCGATTTTGTGCACGAGCAGGCACGAAGCATTCTGGCGTACCCCGTTATGACGATGTAGCATCGTGGTTGAGCCTGATGCAACATTACCGGCTTCCCACACGATTGCTCGATTGGTCGCGATCCCCGCTGGTTGCTCTCTACTTCGCCCTGGAGGACTACATATATAATCCCCATGTCTCCGCTGAGGATGCCGTGATATGGATCCTTGATCCACATGCGCTTAACGAACACGAGACAGGCAAAGCCATCACACCATCACTCGACGCGAAGATGTGTCACGGAATGGTTGCTGCCGCATTCACGGACAAGTCTTCTGAAAACCAGAAGGTTCTTTCTGTCATGGCTGCTGAAACCGACATGCGTATGTCCGTCCAGCAGGCGTGCTTTACGATTCACTCTTTCGATGGTCCTCTCGACACGCATGAGACGTACAATAAGTTTCTTACTGCGATGTGTATTCCCTCTGATGCCGTTCGCTCCATGGCCCATGCGATTGATGTCTGCGGCTTCAGGAAGGGCGACATCTTTCCTGACTTGGATCACTTGGCTGACGAACTTAAGGGCATTTGGCCACCGCGAAGAAGATGA
- a CDS encoding RNA-binding protein, translated as MKKPLTSKDLYVADIPFEAEEEDLHKLFSLCGKVRSIHMVTDEKSGLFKGCAFVHMTTAAEAKDAINTIDGVSLHKRIISVTEALPRRTATPATKPATKKPQRSRRPPKRRK; from the coding sequence ATGAAAAAGCCTTTGACCAGCAAAGACCTGTACGTAGCAGACATTCCCTTCGAAGCAGAGGAAGAGGATTTACACAAACTCTTTTCCCTCTGCGGCAAGGTCCGTTCCATTCATATGGTCACCGATGAGAAGTCAGGATTATTCAAAGGCTGTGCCTTTGTCCACATGACAACAGCAGCAGAAGCAAAAGACGCCATCAACACAATCGACGGCGTCTCCCTGCATAAACGCATCATCAGTGTTACCGAAGCTTTGCCAAGAAGAACTGCGACCCCGGCGACAAAACCGGCGACTAAAAAACCACAAAGATCACGTCGCCCACCCAAACGTCGCAAATAG
- a CDS encoding YkgJ family cysteine cluster protein, whose protein sequence is MDSTFNCRCCGQCCLTLIDAYNGCVSDEDLERWRQSGRDDILAWVKTLDLGPTNKLHTAWVDPESGDDVERCPWLIDRLDQKGHLCGIEEVKPDHCRAYPEHQSHAESTGCKAFVKDKT, encoded by the coding sequence ATGGACTCAACCTTCAACTGCCGCTGCTGCGGTCAATGTTGCCTTACTCTCATCGACGCATACAATGGTTGCGTCAGTGATGAAGACCTGGAGCGTTGGCGCCAGTCTGGTCGCGATGACATCCTGGCCTGGGTCAAGACCCTCGATTTGGGACCAACGAACAAACTTCACACGGCCTGGGTGGACCCTGAATCAGGAGACGATGTCGAACGTTGCCCCTGGCTTATCGACCGACTCGATCAAAAAGGCCATCTGTGTGGTATAGAAGAGGTAAAACCCGACCATTGCCGGGCCTACCCAGAGCATCAGAGCCACGCCGAGTCAACGGGGTGCAAAGCATTTGTAAAAGATAAAACCTAA
- a CDS encoding YaeQ family protein has product MALSATIFKANLQVSDMNRHYYADHQLTLARHPSETDERMMVRLLAFALHADEHLSFTKGLCVDDEPALWQKSLSDEIELWIDVGLPDEKRVRKACSRAMHVCLYIYGGRNADLWWQNNAPKLQRFNNLTVIEIPEANCSELANLATRTMQLQCTLQDGEIWLSCEDQTLTVTPLVRKTQG; this is encoded by the coding sequence ATGGCTCTAAGCGCCACCATCTTCAAAGCAAATCTCCAGGTATCAGACATGAACCGGCACTACTATGCCGACCATCAGCTGACCCTGGCCAGGCACCCGTCTGAAACCGACGAGCGCATGATGGTGCGATTGCTGGCCTTTGCCCTGCATGCTGATGAACACCTGAGCTTCACCAAGGGCTTATGTGTCGATGACGAGCCGGCCCTCTGGCAGAAAAGCCTGAGTGATGAGATTGAATTATGGATAGATGTCGGCCTGCCCGACGAAAAACGCGTGCGCAAAGCCTGCAGTCGTGCCATGCATGTTTGCCTGTATATCTATGGGGGCCGCAACGCAGACCTGTGGTGGCAGAACAACGCGCCCAAGCTACAACGTTTTAACAATTTGACCGTTATAGAAATTCCCGAAGCAAACTGCAGTGAGTTGGCAAACCTGGCGACGCGAACTATGCAACTGCAATGCACGCTTCAGGATGGCGAAATCTGGTTGAGTTGTGAGGATCAGACCCTTACCGTGACCCCCCTGGTACGTAAAACTCAAGGATGA
- a CDS encoding ATP-binding cassette domain-containing protein, translated as MISASNICLAYGKRTIFKNVNIKFTPGNCYGLIGANGAGKSTFLKILAGDIDADKGEVSIGKGLRLAVLRQDQFAFDEETVFNTVVMGHERLYSVMTEREAIYSKGEFTEEDGVRSGELEAEFSDMNGYEVESEAAVLLNGLGIPEELRHKKMKELEGGEKVRVLLAQALFGNPDVLLLDEPTNNLDLKSIKWLEEFLGRFQNTVIVVSHDRHFLNQACTHISDIDFGTIRTYVGNYDFWYEASQLVLKQKQDANKKASDKASELKDFIARFSSNASKAKQATSRKKLLDKIDIEALPTSSRKYPFVVFKPERPCGDIILEIKGLSKSVDGVKVIDNLDLIVNKNDKIAFVGVNSVAKTTLLQILAEEIKPDSGSFRWGVTITNSYFPKENSSYFKNDLNLIEWLCQYPPHEGESFARGFLGRMLFSGDEATKKTSVLSGGEKVRCMLSRMMLSNANVLMFDEPTNHLDLESITALNNSLINFSEVILFTSHDHKFVSTIANRIVEFTPGGVIDRVMGFEEYLENTDINALREQMCNGEADLKL; from the coding sequence ATGATCAGTGCTTCAAATATCTGTTTGGCCTACGGCAAACGGACCATTTTCAAGAACGTTAATATCAAATTTACTCCAGGCAACTGTTACGGCCTGATCGGTGCCAACGGCGCCGGCAAATCGACTTTTCTCAAGATCCTTGCAGGAGATATAGACGCCGACAAAGGTGAAGTCAGCATCGGCAAAGGCTTGCGCCTGGCTGTTTTGCGTCAGGATCAATTCGCCTTTGACGAAGAGACCGTCTTTAACACGGTGGTCATGGGCCACGAACGACTTTACTCCGTTATGACCGAGCGTGAAGCGATCTACTCCAAAGGCGAGTTCACCGAGGAGGACGGCGTCCGTTCAGGTGAACTGGAAGCTGAGTTTTCCGACATGAACGGCTACGAGGTAGAATCTGAGGCCGCCGTGTTACTCAACGGCCTGGGTATCCCAGAGGAACTGCGCCACAAGAAGATGAAAGAACTCGAAGGCGGTGAAAAGGTTCGCGTTCTTCTGGCCCAGGCACTGTTTGGCAACCCCGACGTTCTGTTGCTCGATGAGCCGACCAACAACCTCGACCTCAAATCGATCAAATGGCTGGAAGAGTTTCTCGGCCGCTTTCAGAATACTGTCATCGTCGTTTCCCACGATCGGCACTTCCTGAACCAGGCATGTACCCATATCTCTGACATTGACTTCGGTACGATTCGCACCTATGTCGGCAACTACGACTTCTGGTACGAAGCGAGTCAGTTGGTTCTTAAACAAAAGCAAGACGCGAACAAAAAAGCCAGCGACAAGGCCAGTGAGCTTAAAGACTTTATCGCCCGTTTCAGCTCCAACGCCTCCAAGGCCAAGCAGGCCACTTCGCGGAAAAAGCTGCTCGACAAGATTGACATCGAAGCGCTGCCCACCTCCTCACGTAAGTACCCCTTTGTTGTTTTTAAACCCGAACGACCCTGTGGTGACATCATCCTGGAGATCAAAGGGCTGAGTAAAAGCGTTGATGGCGTCAAAGTTATCGACAACCTGGACCTGATCGTCAACAAAAATGACAAGATCGCTTTCGTCGGCGTCAACAGCGTCGCAAAAACCACGCTTTTGCAAATTCTTGCCGAGGAGATCAAACCCGACAGCGGCAGCTTCCGCTGGGGCGTAACGATTACCAACTCTTATTTTCCTAAAGAGAACAGTTCTTACTTTAAAAACGACTTAAACCTGATCGAATGGCTTTGCCAGTACCCTCCACACGAGGGAGAGAGCTTCGCACGGGGTTTTCTCGGCCGCATGCTCTTCTCCGGAGATGAAGCGACCAAAAAGACCAGCGTTCTCAGCGGTGGAGAAAAGGTGCGTTGCATGCTCTCCAGGATGATGCTGAGCAATGCCAACGTGCTCATGTTCGACGAGCCGACCAACCACCTCGACCTGGAATCCATTACCGCTCTTAACAACAGCCTGATCAACTTCTCCGAAGTGATCCTTTTCACATCCCATGACCATAAGTTCGTCTCAACAATTGCCAACCGGATCGTTGAATTCACCCCGGGCGGCGTTATCGATCGTGTTATGGGCTTTGAAGAATATCTCGAAAATACCGACATCAACGCTCTACGCGAGCAGATGTGTAATGGTGAAGCGGACCTGAAGCTTTAA